In Amia ocellicauda isolate fAmiCal2 chromosome 5, fAmiCal2.hap1, whole genome shotgun sequence, a genomic segment contains:
- the LOC136749193 gene encoding EF-hand and coiled-coil domain-containing protein 1 encodes MSPSSPRPARKSEWVRSALAHHYHPDPGAENEIVVLATGVDQYLQEIFHHLAYPDGDALVSGEDFRLLCAVLGVPTEGEAEGLEAGDGGEAPGVCAALPRELGFKDFHSRLCGYFRLRARGCGSGSRLLVSEETEHIEREIRLRWPRVRRRKCVSFDLSRDAAAGGTGRRSIRTSGSILKLDKLHRCCGESGEKTDGVDPQVAALTQLEVENASLRELVEDLRAALQGSDARCLALEVALRRDGGRQSTPGETHRTREALEAQGSPGWRGTRALLKELELIRASRDGQLEEAVRFNQRLEEELRAANREAQQLEEAAAQLQQENRQIKRKAEDARAALLSGLARVREIQGRAGLVPALQGRVRELEDELQEHRARCTCRTDSPDQEGDVSANFESRSPSQRRSPTGGDESCSGGAEEQLQRAVEGRAASDEEEEERGGGEGRCCLLELKRLIGLLRCCAKGCQSSAARQLLLHQACFHCSPLDSISPPALEQRAGRTRLSHGRAEERERSEERESDLERLLCSVGKDLQLKQEEAEMLRLELQMLETERVRLSLLEEKLADTLTLLLQLHHQNVSRRALGKILMDTLDVCDKAGHGPAHSPQVLDTLCRQIQSCELLCPGSGSPAGTGHPQGSTNPLLISC; translated from the exons ATGTCTCCGTCGTCGCCCCGGCCGGCCCGCAAGAGCGAGTGGGTCAGAAGCGCCTTAGCCCACCACTACCACCCGGACCCGGGCGCGGAGAACGAGATCGTGGTCCTGGCCACAGGGGTGGACCAGTACCTGCAGGAGATCTTCCACCACTTGGCTTATCCCGACGGGGACGCCCTGGTCTCCGGGGAGGACTTCAGGCTGCTGTGCGCGGTGCTGGGGGTCCCCACGGAGGGCGAGGCGGAGGGGCTGGAGGCGGGGGACGGGGGCGAGGCGCCGGGGGTCTGCGCTGCGCTGCCCCGGGAGCTCGGCTTCAAGGACTTCCACTCCCGCCTCTGCGGATACTTCCGCCTGCGCGCCCGGGGCTGTGGGTCCGGATCCCGGCTCCTGGTGTCCGAGGAGACGGAGCACATCGAGAGGGAGATCCGGCTCCGCTGGCCGAGGGTGCGCCGGAGAAAGTGCGTCAGTTTCGACCTGTCCAGGGACGCCGCCGCCGGGGGGACCGGGAGGAGGTCCATCCGCACCTCGGGGTCCATACTGAAACTGGACAAGCTGCACCGCTGCTGCGGGGAGTCGGGGGAGAAGACAG ACGGCGTGGATCCGCAGGTGGCGGCGCTGACCCAGCTGGAGGTGGAGAACGCCAGCCTGCGGGAGCTGGTGGAGGACCTGCGTGCCGCGCTGCAGGGGAGCGACGCCCGCTGCCTGGCCCTGGAGGTGGCGCTGCGCAGAGATGGGGGCAGGCAGAGCACGCCTGGGGAGACGCACAGGACACGGGAGGCGCTGGAGGCACAGGGGTCTCCCGGGTGGCGGGGGACCAGGGCTCTGCTAAAGGAGCTGGAGCTCATCCGGGCCTCGCGGGACGGGCAGCTGGAGGAGGCCGTGCGCTTCAACCAGAggctggaggaggagctgagGGCGGCCAATCGGGAGGCCCAGCAGCTGGAGGAGGCGGCCGCTCAGCTGCAGCAGGAGAACAGGCAGATCAAGAGGAAAGCAGAGGATGCCCGTGCTGCACTGCTGTCGGGACTGGCGCGGGTGCGAGAGATCCAGGGCCGGGCCGGCCTGGTGCCCGCGCTGCAGGGCCGGGTGCGAGAGCTGGAGGACGAGCTGCAGGAGCACAG GGCCCGGTGCACCTGCCGGACGGATTCTCCCGACCAGGAAGGCGATGTCTCTGCGAACTTTGAATCCCGGAGCCCCTCACAACGCCGCTCGCCTACCGGGGGGGACGAATCCTGCTCCGGAGGAG CGGAGGAGCAGCTGCAGCGCGCCGTGGAGGGCCGGGCCGCGTCAgacgaggaagaggaggaaaggGGCGGCGGGGAGGGCCGATGCTGCCTCCTGGAGCTCAAGCGTCTGATTGGCCTCCTGCGCTGCTGCGCCAAAGG CTGCCAGAGCAGCGCTGCTCGCCAGCTGCTCCTCCACCAGGCCTGTTTCCATTGCAGCCCACTAGACAGCATCTCCCCCCCAGCATTGGAGCAGAGGGCGGGCAGGACGCGCCTGAGCCACGGCCGCGCTGAGGAGCGGGAGAGGagcgaggagagagagagcgacctGGAGAGG ctgCTGTGCTCGGTAGGGAAGGACCTGCAGCTGAAGCAGGAGGAggctgagatgctgagactggagCTGCAGATGCTGGAGACAGAGCGCGTCCGGCTGTCCCTGCTGGAGGAGAAGCTGGCCGACACGCTGACCCTGCTGCTGCAGCTCCACCACCAG aatGTCTCTCGTCGAGCCCTGGGCAAGATCCTGATGGACACTTTAGACGTCTGTGACAAGGCTGGCCACG